A stretch of Candidatus Sericytochromatia bacterium DNA encodes these proteins:
- a CDS encoding peptidoglycan-binding domain-containing protein, which produces MRAFSSCFLAVSIWLAAWGAPEPVEAYAQGHQSRYGSVRQAPRAYHRLRRKRQALRLAPRQPSLRVDGHFALNTDRAVRQFQARHGIAVTGQVGTITQRALGLPPGPVLRLGQRGRRVSALQIALIRSAYWRLPLRALPLAPTVAPLAKAPALLLQPPPVPARPSAPELPASTAGKPLSQWAAQAPAPPSFPPFVAPPPPRPNPRPAEYNETVPLPVPARPIEVPVRAEMPSDRQEIRQATGSQFELRAADWLVATGDSRTIVDLARPGWNGGFSYWRGNWGLGGGYGLLSDGLQLIDANLRWRDDAERLNLGVGWRGVTQGNVGSSLLAADVGSLLPLYADGPALDVSAGWGLGIPGGLFAEGYLGLLGRLGPLRLRGGYRGLLTTGVTTPNLSVWQGPQLGLTLPL; this is translated from the coding sequence ATGCGCGCATTTTCCTCCTGTTTTTTGGCTGTCTCGATCTGGCTGGCCGCCTGGGGCGCCCCTGAGCCGGTGGAGGCTTATGCCCAGGGCCATCAGTCCCGGTATGGCAGCGTGCGCCAGGCCCCACGGGCTTACCATCGCTTGCGGCGCAAGCGTCAGGCCCTTCGGCTGGCGCCACGTCAACCTTCGCTGCGGGTCGATGGTCATTTTGCGCTGAACACCGACCGCGCCGTCCGGCAGTTTCAGGCCCGTCACGGCATCGCGGTGACGGGGCAGGTGGGGACCATCACGCAGCGGGCGCTCGGGCTGCCACCGGGGCCGGTGCTGCGCTTGGGGCAGCGGGGCCGACGGGTCTCGGCGCTGCAGATCGCACTCATCCGCAGCGCCTACTGGCGTTTGCCGCTGCGCGCGCTGCCGCTCGCGCCGACGGTGGCCCCGCTGGCCAAGGCGCCCGCGCTGCTGCTTCAGCCGCCGCCTGTGCCGGCTCGCCCGAGTGCGCCCGAGTTGCCGGCCTCGACGGCGGGCAAGCCGCTCTCCCAGTGGGCCGCTCAGGCCCCTGCGCCGCCCTCGTTTCCGCCCTTCGTTGCCCCGCCGCCGCCCCGCCCGAACCCGCGGCCGGCCGAGTACAACGAGACGGTGCCCCTGCCCGTTCCGGCTCGCCCGATCGAGGTGCCGGTACGTGCCGAAATGCCGTCCGACCGTCAGGAGATTCGCCAGGCGACCGGCAGCCAGTTCGAATTGCGCGCCGCCGACTGGCTCGTGGCGACGGGTGACAGCCGCACGATCGTCGATTTGGCCCGACCCGGCTGGAACGGGGGATTCTCCTACTGGCGGGGGAACTGGGGGCTCGGTGGGGGGTATGGATTGCTGTCGGACGGTTTGCAACTGATCGACGCCAATCTGCGCTGGCGCGATGACGCAGAGCGCTTGAATCTGGGGGTGGGCTGGCGCGGCGTCACGCAGGGGAACGTCGGTTCCAGCCTGCTGGCGGCCGATGTGGGGTCGCTCTTGCCGCTCTACGCCGATGGCCCCGCGCTGGATGTCTCGGCCGGATGGGGGCTCGGCATTCCGGGCGGTCTCTTCGCCGAGGGGTATCTGGGGCTTCTCGGTCGGCTGGGCCCGCTTCGTTTGCGTGGTGGCTATCGGGGCCTCTTGACCACCGGCGTGACCACGCCCAACCTGTCCGTTTGGCAGGGGCCGCAACTGGGCCTGACGCTGCCCCTTTGA
- a CDS encoding ankyrin repeat domain-containing protein, with the protein MVFQHVLAIAVILSVAGVAAPAVAHVNAAGDVNRELMAAAAHGQLWRVRDLVEAGGNVNWRDEEGYTPMTWAAQHGHLHVVEFLIGRYAAVNPADRTGYTPLMWAAQEGHAGVVELLLRRGANPYVTDPRGANALTLARAGGNDRVYAILREAMNQPNPLAARPASPGMGAVYPVAPPSWTTTGGPGSWGAGAVRPPGSLAAPAAPGWDGQAGMVGEFSQTPVLPPIYDSYRSKPLDKNHGAVVAKKSWAVSRLADESYRFRADYSSYVAATATHIGWDAMGTLNDPDVEVGKYLNAMYANLMKGRDLSRARRDLGRAKNVQDARGESLFSRYIIEADNILRDAGW; encoded by the coding sequence ATGGTCTTCCAACACGTGCTGGCGATCGCGGTGATCCTGAGTGTGGCTGGCGTCGCTGCGCCGGCCGTCGCGCACGTCAACGCGGCCGGTGACGTGAATCGCGAACTGATGGCGGCAGCGGCCCACGGGCAACTGTGGCGTGTGCGCGACCTCGTCGAGGCGGGCGGGAACGTCAACTGGCGCGACGAGGAGGGCTACACGCCCATGACGTGGGCGGCGCAACACGGACACCTGCACGTGGTGGAGTTTCTGATCGGCCGCTATGCAGCCGTCAACCCGGCCGACCGGACGGGCTACACGCCGCTCATGTGGGCGGCCCAGGAAGGTCATGCCGGGGTGGTGGAACTGCTGCTACGGCGCGGGGCCAACCCCTACGTCACGGACCCCCGCGGGGCCAATGCGCTGACGCTCGCCCGGGCCGGAGGCAACGATCGGGTCTACGCCATTCTGCGGGAAGCCATGAATCAACCGAATCCGCTGGCCGCGCGCCCGGCTTCGCCAGGCATGGGGGCCGTGTATCCCGTGGCACCGCCCAGCTGGACCACGACAGGCGGCCCGGGCAGCTGGGGGGCCGGGGCCGTGAGGCCGCCGGGCAGCTTGGCGGCACCGGCGGCGCCAGGCTGGGACGGCCAGGCCGGGATGGTCGGCGAGTTTTCGCAAACGCCTGTCTTGCCGCCGATCTATGACAGCTATCGGTCGAAACCGCTCGACAAGAACCACGGCGCGGTGGTGGCCAAGAAATCCTGGGCCGTCAGCCGTCTGGCCGATGAGAGCTATCGTTTCCGCGCCGACTACTCCAGTTACGTGGCCGCCACCGCCACGCACATCGGCTGGGACGCCATGGGCACGCTGAACGACCCCGACGTGGAAGTCGGCAAGTACCTGAATGCCATGTATGCCAATCTGATGAAGGGGCGAGACCTCTCCCGGGCGCGCCGCGACCTCGGTCGGGCCAAGAACGTCCAGGATGCGCGGGGAGAGAGCCTGTTTTCCCGCTACATCATCGAAGCGGACAACATCTTGCGCGACGCCGGCTGGTAA
- a CDS encoding HAMP domain-containing sensor histidine kinase, with protein MLALLAHELRTPLQLVTGLQDTLELALEAQEESHTVAGVLQSLREAQAQLSAVIGDVLTAAALATGQTSLQRERFCLAMMGRDVLTLLAPRAQAKGLQLTLRLPSELPLLQGDEPRLGDALSRLLGHVIDLAPPDSVVSLRGFLMPGRLGVSVDDRSECLLTHVQPPLPVCWHEVESLDVRKGPGLGLGLFIARRIIEAHGGRIGLRAVAGAGNSFWFTLPLPA; from the coding sequence GTGCTGGCCTTACTCGCCCACGAGCTGCGCACGCCGCTGCAGCTGGTCACGGGCTTGCAGGACACGCTGGAACTGGCCTTGGAGGCTCAGGAAGAGAGCCACACCGTGGCCGGGGTCTTGCAGAGCCTGCGCGAAGCCCAGGCGCAGCTGAGCGCGGTGATCGGTGATGTGCTGACGGCCGCGGCGCTGGCCACCGGGCAGACCTCGCTTCAGCGGGAGCGCTTCTGCCTGGCGATGATGGGACGCGATGTGCTGACGCTGCTGGCACCGCGGGCGCAAGCCAAGGGCCTGCAGCTGACCCTGCGCCTGCCGTCCGAATTGCCCCTGCTGCAGGGGGATGAGCCGCGCCTCGGCGATGCGCTCTCGCGGCTGCTCGGTCACGTGATCGATCTGGCCCCGCCTGATTCCGTCGTGAGCCTGCGCGGCTTTCTCATGCCGGGGCGGCTGGGCGTCTCGGTGGACGATCGCAGTGAATGTTTGCTGACGCACGTGCAGCCGCCTTTACCGGTTTGCTGGCACGAGGTGGAATCCCTGGATGTGCGGAAAGGTCCGGGCCTCGGGTTGGGGCTGTTCATTGCCCGACGGATCATCGAGGCCCACGGGGGCCGGATCGGCCTGCGGGCCGTGGCGGGGGCGGGCAACTCCTTCTGGTTCACCTTGCCCTTGCCGGCCTGA
- a CDS encoding tetratricopeptide repeat protein, with product MPMTDHPHYRQGRTCLERERYEDALEIFTELLEASPGEPDLHLQRGKARGALGDLVGATEDYGATLLAGDLEQCYEARLRRGLIFTEQLALADAHRDFSAAATLCGKRLAPYHHRGWARYLDGDLQGAVEDYTEVLRRRPDHVPTWYLRGRARFDQEDFDGAMADFLVAMVLKPEHPEAGFQFQIAAEVAARHERGPLYAGDAGDPTCAPPDDWQGFMARAEARRHAGDWLGAMADYFGALRCRINCPEARLGVAMAREGLLQEASARVAAERIEAVPSDIRAFVRRADALRRLGRPEDACAVLLAARRVDSRDPEVHAELGLTLACWLGDLAGALPHFDEALRHEPNHVEARRHRAIARRELGRLADAIQDFDMLEQLIPGDRTLYLNRGLTHEASGDWSAAERDYGLGLRVVADHVGLLWRRACARLALGHQELARLDLERVLALRPEVSGLLARDAQSGGAGSARADLEAALVAFARLRPEVVADQMADYRALLSSRRPRAC from the coding sequence ATGCCAATGACCGATCATCCTCACTATCGCCAGGGTCGCACTTGCCTCGAACGGGAACGTTACGAGGACGCGCTGGAGATCTTCACCGAATTGCTGGAGGCAAGCCCCGGCGAGCCTGACCTGCACCTGCAGCGTGGCAAGGCGCGCGGCGCCCTCGGCGATCTGGTCGGAGCGACCGAGGATTACGGGGCCACCTTGCTGGCCGGTGATCTGGAACAGTGCTATGAAGCCCGCTTGCGGCGCGGCCTGATCTTCACCGAGCAACTGGCGCTGGCCGACGCCCACCGCGATTTTTCGGCGGCCGCCACGCTCTGCGGCAAACGGTTGGCTCCTTACCACCATCGTGGCTGGGCGCGCTACCTCGACGGCGACCTGCAAGGTGCGGTGGAGGATTACACCGAGGTCTTGCGGCGTCGCCCCGACCACGTGCCGACCTGGTACCTGCGGGGGCGGGCCCGCTTTGACCAGGAGGATTTCGACGGCGCGATGGCCGACTTCCTGGTGGCCATGGTGCTCAAGCCGGAACATCCGGAAGCGGGCTTCCAGTTTCAGATCGCCGCCGAGGTGGCGGCTCGTCATGAGCGGGGCCCCCTGTACGCGGGCGACGCTGGAGATCCCACCTGCGCGCCGCCCGATGACTGGCAAGGGTTCATGGCGCGGGCGGAGGCGCGCCGGCACGCCGGCGACTGGCTGGGTGCCATGGCCGATTATTTCGGGGCCTTGCGTTGCCGGATCAACTGCCCGGAGGCTCGTCTGGGCGTCGCCATGGCCCGCGAGGGCCTGTTGCAGGAGGCGTCCGCACGGGTGGCCGCTGAGCGCATCGAGGCCGTCCCGAGTGACATTCGGGCCTTTGTGCGACGGGCGGATGCCCTGCGTCGCCTGGGGCGCCCCGAAGACGCCTGTGCGGTCCTGCTGGCGGCGCGTCGCGTCGACAGTCGCGATCCGGAAGTCCACGCTGAACTGGGCCTGACGCTGGCCTGCTGGCTGGGCGATCTGGCCGGTGCGTTACCACATTTCGACGAGGCCCTGCGGCACGAACCCAACCACGTAGAAGCCCGGCGCCATCGCGCGATCGCCCGGCGGGAGCTCGGACGGCTGGCCGACGCCATCCAGGATTTCGACATGCTGGAGCAACTGATTCCCGGCGACCGGACGCTGTATCTCAACCGGGGGCTGACGCACGAGGCTTCTGGTGATTGGTCGGCGGCGGAGCGGGACTACGGCTTGGGGCTGCGCGTGGTCGCGGACCACGTCGGTCTGCTCTGGCGCAGGGCCTGTGCGCGGCTGGCGTTGGGTCATCAGGAACTGGCCCGACTGGACCTCGAACGCGTCCTGGCGCTGCGGCCTGAGGTGTCCGGCCTGCTGGCCAGGGACGCCCAGAGTGGTGGGGCCGGCAGTGCACGGGCCGATCTCGAGGCGGCCCTGGTGGCGTTCGCCCGCTTGCGCCCTGAGGTGGTGGCTGACCAGATGGCGGACTATCGGGCCTTGCTGAGTAGTCGCCGGCCGCGCGCCTGCTAG
- a CDS encoding DUF885 domain-containing protein, translating into MLVTPSADEEFAALAQRYHEAQMKRHPTWATALGVHAHDGVLEDFTLAGQADAVQAWREFRFAFEAFDPCDLSPVHAHDREWLLAHISGAIETATVVRPLERNPDAYASALTESAFSLVNRQFAPPEERLEALLGRMSAMPGVLREAEVNLAQPPRVYTEITLAQLPGNRAFFETTVSEAFAGLLSEAQTRRLEAACQDVVAAFERFEGFLRETLLPRSNGSFALGADAFARKLYHDELVEIPLARLKAVGEADLRRNQAELRQLAETLQPGTPPAQTLVLLGRDHVPAASLLDTTQAMLEEIRGFIAARDLLSLPADKPLRVVETPPFMRATVAAAMDTPGPFEGVSTEAFYYMTLPNPTWPLAEQEAYMAQWTEAGLSNLSVHEAYPGHYVQFLLMGAFPSLTRRVLWAPSNAEGWAHYCEAMMLEQGFRDDLPRYRIAMLQDALLRNARLIVGLGLHTEGMTLDEAQAFFEREAFLARPVAQAEAWRGTLDPTYGYYTLGKLMLAKLREDYAALQGARFSLRAFHDAFLAQGPLPIPLIREALLGTRDGLL; encoded by the coding sequence GTGCTGGTAACCCCATCGGCGGACGAGGAATTTGCAGCGCTGGCGCAGCGCTACCACGAGGCGCAGATGAAGCGTCACCCCACCTGGGCCACGGCCCTGGGGGTGCATGCGCATGATGGCGTGCTGGAGGATTTCACCCTGGCGGGCCAGGCCGACGCCGTGCAAGCGTGGCGCGAATTTCGCTTCGCCTTCGAGGCCTTCGATCCGTGCGATCTCAGCCCGGTTCACGCCCATGACCGGGAGTGGCTGCTGGCCCATATCAGCGGCGCGATCGAAACGGCCACCGTCGTGCGTCCCCTGGAACGTAACCCGGACGCTTACGCCAGTGCCTTGACCGAGAGCGCCTTCAGTCTGGTGAATCGACAGTTCGCACCGCCTGAGGAGCGTTTGGAGGCCCTGCTGGGCCGGATGAGCGCCATGCCCGGGGTGCTGCGGGAGGCGGAGGTCAACCTGGCCCAGCCCCCCCGGGTGTACACCGAGATCACCCTCGCGCAGCTTCCGGGCAATCGCGCTTTTTTCGAGACCACGGTGTCGGAGGCTTTTGCGGGCCTGCTCTCGGAGGCGCAGACGCGCAGGCTGGAGGCCGCTTGTCAGGACGTCGTGGCCGCCTTCGAGCGCTTCGAGGGCTTCCTGCGGGAGACCCTGTTGCCTCGCTCGAACGGCTCGTTCGCGCTGGGGGCAGATGCCTTCGCGCGCAAGCTGTACCACGACGAGCTCGTGGAGATCCCCCTGGCCCGGTTGAAGGCGGTGGGCGAGGCGGACCTTCGGCGCAATCAGGCGGAATTGCGGCAGCTGGCGGAAACGTTGCAGCCCGGCACGCCACCGGCGCAGACGCTGGTCTTGCTCGGGCGCGACCACGTGCCGGCCGCGTCGCTGCTGGACACCACCCAGGCCATGCTGGAAGAGATCCGGGGCTTCATCGCCGCGCGTGACCTGCTGAGCTTGCCTGCCGACAAGCCGCTGCGGGTGGTGGAAACCCCGCCCTTCATGCGGGCGACGGTGGCCGCCGCCATGGACACGCCCGGGCCGTTCGAAGGCGTCTCCACCGAGGCTTTCTACTACATGACCTTGCCCAATCCGACCTGGCCGCTCGCCGAGCAGGAGGCTTACATGGCGCAGTGGACCGAGGCGGGGCTGAGCAATCTGTCGGTGCATGAGGCCTATCCAGGCCATTACGTGCAATTTCTGTTGATGGGCGCGTTTCCTTCCTTGACCCGGCGCGTCCTGTGGGCGCCCTCCAATGCGGAGGGCTGGGCGCACTACTGCGAGGCCATGATGCTGGAGCAGGGCTTTCGCGACGATCTGCCGCGCTACCGCATCGCCATGTTGCAGGATGCCCTGCTGCGCAATGCGCGCCTGATCGTCGGCCTCGGTCTCCACACCGAGGGCATGACACTGGACGAGGCGCAGGCCTTTTTCGAGCGAGAGGCCTTTCTGGCCCGTCCGGTCGCGCAGGCCGAGGCTTGGCGGGGGACGCTCGATCCGACCTACGGTTACTACACGCTGGGCAAGCTCATGCTTGCCAAATTGCGGGAGGACTATGCGGCCCTGCAGGGTGCTCGCTTCTCCTTGCGGGCCTTTCACGACGCCTTTCTGGCTCAGGGGCCGCTGCCGATCCCCCTGATCCGGGAAGCGCTGCTGGGCACCCGTGATGGCTTGCTCTAG
- a CDS encoding peptidoglycan-binding domain-containing protein codes for MSKKSLPTLALALATVFVTALPAQAYLNPTPVRDTEADAVHGEALKHGHHLKLDGKYGPLTEAAVRRFQTTHKLKVDGIIGTETRKALGLPAGEALRPGLMNNDEVRTAQRLLSHHEHIWHEAAKAKPAEAKPAPVAAKPAAPVARPAAPVAAPKEAAAPVVIPAAPTPEPWTPAPVVVAPSADAAAAIARSSFFVYGGNWFLPKFSSAYDFDWTMTKPAYMAGLSLWADDYGLAGDYTALPAFFVGPTQVLAAGAMYDGQVRWRDAADQQRLGLGYRNLSGNHLGTVSYAFDLPLVGNALTVRGTALGGTNFGAGWMADGRLGLGLGFGPFLLDGGWRAIGLSGFAGTNQLVWTQAPYANLGLKF; via the coding sequence ATGTCCAAGAAATCGTTGCCGACGCTGGCCCTCGCGCTGGCCACCGTGTTTGTGACCGCCCTGCCCGCTCAGGCGTATCTGAACCCGACGCCGGTACGTGACACGGAAGCGGACGCGGTCCATGGGGAGGCCCTCAAGCACGGTCATCATCTCAAACTCGACGGGAAGTATGGCCCGCTCACGGAAGCGGCCGTTCGTCGGTTTCAGACGACACACAAGCTGAAGGTGGACGGCATCATCGGCACGGAGACGCGCAAGGCGCTGGGGTTGCCTGCGGGCGAAGCCCTGCGCCCGGGCCTGATGAACAATGATGAGGTCCGCACTGCCCAGCGCTTGCTCAGCCATCACGAGCACATCTGGCACGAAGCGGCCAAGGCCAAGCCGGCTGAAGCCAAGCCCGCACCGGTGGCGGCCAAGCCTGCGGCACCGGTGGCCCGTCCCGCGGCTCCGGTTGCGGCCCCCAAGGAAGCTGCGGCACCGGTGGTGATTCCCGCCGCCCCGACCCCCGAGCCGTGGACGCCCGCGCCGGTGGTGGTCGCGCCCTCGGCCGATGCGGCCGCGGCGATCGCCCGCTCGTCGTTCTTCGTCTACGGTGGAAACTGGTTCCTGCCCAAGTTCTCCAGCGCCTATGACTTCGACTGGACCATGACCAAGCCGGCCTACATGGCAGGCCTGTCGCTGTGGGCCGACGACTACGGTCTGGCGGGCGACTACACCGCGTTGCCGGCCTTCTTCGTGGGGCCGACCCAGGTGCTGGCCGCTGGGGCCATGTATGACGGTCAGGTGCGCTGGCGTGACGCCGCAGACCAGCAGCGGCTGGGGCTCGGCTACCGCAACCTGTCCGGCAATCACCTGGGCACCGTCAGTTACGCCTTCGACCTGCCGCTGGTCGGCAACGCACTGACCGTGCGGGGCACGGCGCTGGGCGGCACGAACTTCGGCGCCGGCTGGATGGCCGATGGCCGTCTGGGTCTCGGGCTGGGTTTCGGTCCCTTCCTGCTGGATGGCGGCTGGCGCGCGATCGGCCTCAGCGGTTTTGCGGGCACCAACCAGCTGGTCTGGACCCAGGCTCCTTACGCCAACCTGGGCCTGAAGTTCTAG
- a CDS encoding TolC family protein — MPVWFLCACLLGMPLPVEAAPLALEALVDVAVARHPAITAARAHAAAAAAQAAAARAPYWPQVSGEAATALTTNVSPSQTAAQPFQLSAAGVQLRQQLFDFGRTAQRAAEADAQAAAWQGEVEIAMVEAACATRRAYFDWARARAEARAAEDGFQAASVVYRQALAFWEAGRRPKIEAVRIEADREAARGDLALARSAAEGARRALAASLALDEIPAGEPVFSGLPALVNQPLVDLVARAMTRHPALVAAAWQAEAGTARAHAAARSGWPELVADASYGVRVRDASPAPLWSSGVSLSLPLFTGYALTRRWEAARAEAEAAAALQAERARRVRLEVEQAYWGLRGARDRRPAAAARFRAARETWRLALRRYRDGVGQAVELTDARALWGVAEVAEVRAEAELHRAVAELWRALGETGRERSLSPP, encoded by the coding sequence ATGCCCGTCTGGTTCCTTTGCGCGTGTCTGCTGGGGATGCCGCTGCCGGTCGAGGCGGCGCCCTTGGCCCTGGAAGCCCTCGTGGATGTGGCGGTGGCGCGTCACCCCGCCATCACGGCCGCTCGGGCCCACGCCGCGGCGGCCGCCGCGCAGGCAGCCGCCGCGCGGGCGCCCTACTGGCCCCAGGTTTCGGGTGAGGCCGCGACCGCGCTGACCACCAATGTGTCGCCCTCTCAGACGGCGGCGCAGCCATTTCAGCTCTCGGCCGCTGGCGTTCAGCTCCGACAACAGCTGTTTGACTTTGGCCGGACCGCCCAGCGCGCGGCGGAGGCCGATGCGCAGGCCGCGGCCTGGCAGGGCGAGGTGGAGATCGCCATGGTGGAGGCCGCCTGCGCCACCCGGCGAGCCTATTTCGACTGGGCCCGCGCGCGGGCCGAGGCGCGTGCGGCCGAGGACGGTTTTCAGGCTGCCAGCGTGGTCTATCGTCAGGCCCTGGCCTTCTGGGAGGCGGGCCGCCGGCCCAAGATCGAGGCCGTGCGGATCGAGGCCGATCGCGAGGCGGCCCGGGGGGATCTGGCCCTTGCCAGGTCCGCGGCCGAGGGTGCCCGGCGGGCCCTGGCGGCGTCCCTGGCGCTCGATGAAATACCGGCTGGCGAGCCGGTTTTTTCGGGGTTGCCGGCGCTGGTTAACCAGCCGCTGGTCGACCTGGTGGCGCGGGCCATGACGCGTCATCCTGCGCTGGTGGCTGCCGCTTGGCAGGCCGAGGCCGGGACCGCGCGGGCGCACGCCGCAGCGCGTTCCGGCTGGCCGGAACTGGTGGCCGATGCCTCTTATGGGGTGCGGGTGCGGGACGCGTCGCCCGCCCCCCTCTGGTCCAGCGGCGTGAGTCTGTCGCTGCCGTTGTTCACGGGGTATGCCCTGACCCGTCGCTGGGAGGCTGCTCGGGCCGAAGCGGAGGCGGCCGCGGCGCTGCAGGCGGAGCGCGCCCGCCGCGTGCGGCTGGAGGTGGAGCAGGCCTACTGGGGGTTGCGCGGGGCACGCGATCGGCGACCGGCGGCCGCGGCGCGCTTCCGCGCCGCACGAGAAACCTGGCGCCTGGCGCTGAGGCGCTATCGGGATGGGGTGGGCCAGGCGGTCGAGCTCACGGACGCGCGCGCCCTGTGGGGGGTGGCCGAAGTGGCCGAGGTGCGCGCGGAGGCCGAGCTCCATCGGGCCGTGGCCGAGCTCTGGCGTGCCTTGGGGGAAACTGGTCGCGAACGTTCCCTGTCACCGCCGTAA
- a CDS encoding cation diffusion facilitator family transporter, with protein MRGKMAEVLPQSNEGSNSAVWDPRRIAMAASIAAAGIMLVGKLGAWWLTGSAAIFSDAIESVIHLVATGVATFGLWWTTQPADEDHPYGHGKFAYFSAGFEGALILVAALSIIATGVRALIVGPALQELGLGLLITAALALLNLFLGLYLVQAGKRHQSLVLVANGQHVLTDSWTSAGVVVGVGLVWLTGVLWLDPLVAIAVGLNIVWTAWRLLKASFEGLMDRTHPDESNRLDACLRQAQAEGLIVGYHQVRHRRVGHEVLIEAHLLFQDEASLQAAHRVAGVVERRIGALFPGENVTVTTHLEPACHDDEHPESHADYGPPTVDSLA; from the coding sequence ATGCGGGGCAAGATGGCGGAGGTCTTGCCCCAATCGAACGAGGGGAGCAACAGCGCGGTGTGGGATCCACGTCGAATTGCCATGGCCGCCAGCATCGCCGCGGCAGGGATCATGCTGGTCGGGAAACTGGGAGCCTGGTGGCTGACTGGTTCGGCGGCCATCTTTTCGGACGCGATCGAATCCGTCATTCATCTGGTTGCCACCGGGGTGGCCACGTTCGGCCTGTGGTGGACGACCCAGCCCGCGGATGAGGACCATCCCTACGGCCACGGCAAGTTTGCCTACTTCTCGGCCGGATTTGAGGGGGCCCTGATCCTGGTGGCGGCCCTCTCGATCATCGCGACCGGGGTGCGGGCGCTGATCGTGGGACCGGCCCTGCAGGAACTGGGGTTGGGCCTGCTGATCACGGCCGCCCTGGCGCTGCTCAATTTGTTTCTGGGGCTGTACCTGGTCCAGGCCGGTAAGCGCCATCAGTCGCTGGTGCTGGTGGCCAATGGCCAGCATGTGCTGACCGACAGCTGGACCAGTGCCGGCGTGGTGGTCGGCGTGGGCCTGGTCTGGCTGACGGGGGTGCTGTGGCTCGACCCGTTGGTGGCGATCGCCGTGGGGCTGAACATCGTCTGGACCGCCTGGCGCTTGCTGAAGGCGAGCTTCGAGGGACTGATGGACCGCACCCATCCGGATGAGAGCAACCGCCTGGATGCCTGCTTGCGGCAGGCGCAGGCGGAGGGTCTGATTGTGGGGTATCACCAGGTGCGCCACCGGCGCGTGGGGCATGAGGTCCTGATCGAGGCCCATCTGCTCTTTCAGGACGAGGCCAGCCTGCAAGCCGCCCATCGCGTGGCGGGGGTGGTGGAGCGTCGCATCGGTGCCCTGTTCCCGGGTGAGAACGTCACGGTGACGACCCACCTGGAGCCGGCCTGTCACGACGACGAGCATCCCGAGAGCCATGCAGACTACGGGCCGCCGACGGTCGACTCGCTGGCCTGA